A genomic segment from Kyrpidia tusciae DSM 2912 encodes:
- a CDS encoding pyruvate, water dikinase regulatory protein: MRRIVYVVSDSVGETAEFVVRAAASQFDGGRVDVHRISFVDDVSTLREVVESAREDGALIAFTLILPELRREIARLAEEGGVIAVDIMGPMMDAFGKAFGTPPKLRPGLVHQLDEEYFRRVEAVEFAVKYDDGRDPRGLVRADVILIGVSRTSKTPLSMYLAHRRLKVANVPLVPEVDPPEELFTLPAKKIIGLTIHPEELNKIRTERLRSLGLTAQANYATLERILVELDYAEGIMKKIGCPIIDVSSKAVEETASIVLDILKRGGTRV; the protein is encoded by the coding sequence ATGCGGCGCATTGTCTACGTGGTTTCCGATTCGGTCGGCGAGACGGCGGAATTCGTCGTGCGGGCGGCCGCCAGTCAGTTCGACGGAGGGAGGGTGGATGTACACCGAATTTCCTTTGTCGACGATGTATCCACGCTCCGGGAGGTGGTGGAGTCCGCCCGGGAGGACGGGGCGCTGATCGCCTTTACACTGATTCTTCCGGAGTTGCGCCGGGAGATCGCTCGGCTGGCGGAGGAGGGCGGGGTGATCGCTGTCGACATCATGGGGCCGATGATGGATGCCTTCGGAAAGGCCTTTGGCACGCCCCCGAAGCTTCGCCCGGGCTTGGTGCATCAGCTGGACGAGGAGTACTTTCGCCGGGTGGAGGCGGTGGAGTTCGCGGTCAAATACGACGATGGCCGGGATCCCCGGGGGCTGGTGCGGGCCGATGTGATCTTAATCGGCGTGTCCAGGACGTCGAAGACGCCCCTGAGCATGTATTTGGCGCACCGGCGGTTAAAGGTGGCCAATGTCCCGCTGGTTCCTGAGGTGGATCCGCCTGAGGAACTGTTTACCCTCCCGGCCAAAAAGATCATCGGTTTGACGATCCACCCGGAGGAACTCAACAAGATCCGGACTGAACGCCTGCGGTCCTTGGGATTGACGGCCCAGGCCAATTACGCGACTCTGGAGCGAATTCTGGTTGAACTGGATTATGCCGAAGGGATCATGAAAAAAATCGGCTGTCCCATTATCGACGTCAGCAGTAAGGCGGTAGAAGAGACGGCCAGTATCGTGCTCGACATTCTGAAGCGGGGGGGAACCCGGGTATGA
- a CDS encoding PhoH family protein, translating to MTKQSALRKISLQDNREAALLFGVHDAHLRRIEEQFPAKIVARGGDIVISGDPRDVQTLERLFSVLLQLVRKGHFLTEPDVGYAIEMAREGRLESLLDLYGEALGVSAKGKSIRAKTFGQRAYIEAIRKRDIVFAIGPAGTGKTYLAVVMAVQALRRGDVQRIVLTRPAVEAGENLGFLPGDLQEKVDPYLRPLYDALYDVFGADQVHKALERGMIEIAPLAYMRGRTLEESFVILDEAQNATGEQMKMFLTRLGLGSKMVITGDVTQIDLPRGKRSGLKEAAEILRGIGEIAFVYLTGTDVVRHPLVQKIISAYQAAEDRRDSRSASGEAAPLGTRGD from the coding sequence TTGACCAAACAAAGCGCCTTGCGGAAGATCAGCCTTCAGGACAACCGTGAAGCGGCGTTATTGTTCGGAGTTCACGATGCGCATCTTCGCCGCATCGAGGAACAATTCCCGGCCAAGATCGTGGCGCGCGGCGGGGATATTGTCATCAGCGGGGACCCCCGGGATGTACAAACCCTGGAGCGCCTCTTTTCCGTTTTGTTGCAACTGGTGCGCAAAGGCCACTTCCTGACCGAGCCCGACGTGGGTTACGCCATCGAGATGGCCCGGGAGGGCCGGCTGGAGTCGTTGTTGGATTTGTACGGGGAAGCGCTCGGGGTCAGCGCCAAGGGGAAGTCCATCCGGGCGAAAACATTTGGGCAGCGCGCTTATATTGAGGCGATTCGCAAGCGGGATATCGTGTTTGCCATAGGCCCTGCGGGAACGGGAAAAACGTACCTTGCCGTGGTGATGGCGGTGCAGGCGTTGCGCCGGGGGGATGTCCAGCGGATCGTGCTGACCCGGCCGGCGGTGGAGGCGGGGGAAAACCTCGGGTTTTTGCCGGGGGATCTTCAGGAGAAGGTCGACCCGTATCTTCGCCCACTTTACGATGCCCTGTACGACGTATTCGGCGCTGATCAGGTTCATAAGGCGCTGGAGCGAGGCATGATCGAGATCGCTCCCCTTGCCTATATGAGGGGCCGCACGTTGGAAGAGTCTTTCGTGATCTTGGACGAAGCGCAGAACGCCACCGGAGAGCAGATGAAGATGTTTTTAACCCGGCTCGGACTCGGGTCGAAGATGGTCATTACCGGGGATGTCACCCAGATCGATCTGCCCCGGGGCAAGCGCTCGGGCTTGAAGGAGGCGGCAGAGATTCTCAGGGGAATCGGGGAGATCGCGTTTGTGTACCTGACGGGGACAGACGTCGTCCGCCATCCCTTGGTGCAAAAGATCATTTCAGCCTATCAAGCGGCGGAAGACCGAAGGGATTCTCGGAGCGCATCCGGGGAAGCTGCGCCGCTTGGGACGCGGGGAGATTGA
- a CDS encoding HD family phosphohydrolase, translating to MPIGNLAWPPAALPGTWKSSRGVRVLIYVVLGLILYGLFVGNTLPQKYNFQVGAISDVDIKAPTDAVDTLATQQRKDDAAAKVPKQYTVDPSVEDSALQDLSHLFSSVQELAGQTSLSPVQRFQQLKAAVPPGLQVSDDVLNSLLSLSPQELNTVRNETNRMVEQFLGREFGPEDLASAPSEVDRQLVGLDLSRNARLVIHNLTLGSLRPNKLYDVKRTEELRQQARDSVPDVWIQKGEIVVRAGERITPEILSRLRDLNLLAEQPNYRLFLGFAVVIAGLVSALALYIERIQKKIVESNRLLVVLGLIVVIVALEVKGVSMISRQFDLTSLGYFVPVAVGSMLVTMLFDLSLAVFVSFLFSFFAAFGFDDSFAVQFVSLVGALAGAFAVARVKQRFVIVRAGFVVAIVDMIAIAAMRALFTGSEPGIYNFLRTLLLGLANGMFSAILTTGLLPFFESAFGLLTPMRLLELSNPNHPLLRKLLLEAPGTYHHSLIVGNLAEAAAEVVGADPLLCRVGAYYHDVGKTKRPAFFVENQMTRENPHDKIAPSLSHLIITSHVRDGLELQEQHRLPESIRDICAQHHGTTVLWYFYNKALEQDKSGTVSVDSYRYPGPKPRSKEAAVVMLCDAVEAAVRAMARPTPQRIEAVIRKIIRDRLQDGQLDESQLTLRDLDQVAEAFMRTLNGIYHPRIEYPEPPKAATKAESRGGAQG from the coding sequence ATGCCGATAGGAAACTTGGCGTGGCCTCCGGCGGCGTTGCCGGGGACCTGGAAGAGCAGCCGCGGGGTGCGGGTGTTAATCTATGTCGTGCTGGGGCTTATTTTGTATGGCCTTTTTGTCGGAAACACCCTGCCGCAAAAATATAATTTTCAGGTGGGGGCGATCAGTGATGTTGACATTAAGGCGCCCACCGACGCCGTGGACACCCTGGCGACCCAGCAACGGAAAGATGACGCAGCGGCGAAAGTGCCCAAACAATATACGGTGGACCCATCGGTGGAGGATTCGGCTCTTCAGGACTTGAGCCACCTGTTTTCCAGTGTGCAGGAGCTTGCGGGGCAGACGTCTTTGTCGCCGGTCCAGCGCTTCCAGCAGCTCAAAGCCGCCGTGCCACCCGGGCTGCAGGTCAGCGATGACGTGTTGAATAGCCTTTTGTCCCTGTCCCCCCAAGAACTGAACACGGTCCGGAACGAGACGAACCGCATGGTGGAACAGTTTTTGGGCCGGGAGTTTGGCCCGGAAGATTTGGCCAGTGCGCCCTCGGAAGTGGATCGACAACTGGTGGGTTTGGACTTGTCCAGGAATGCTCGGCTGGTGATCCACAATTTAACCCTGGGCAGTTTGCGCCCCAACAAGTTGTACGATGTGAAGCGGACGGAGGAATTGCGCCAGCAGGCCCGGGACAGTGTGCCCGACGTTTGGATCCAAAAGGGCGAGATTGTGGTGCGGGCCGGAGAGCGGATCACTCCGGAGATTTTGTCGCGCCTTCGAGATCTGAACCTGCTCGCCGAGCAGCCGAATTATCGCCTTTTTCTCGGTTTTGCCGTGGTGATCGCGGGGCTGGTCAGCGCTTTGGCTCTGTACATTGAACGGATCCAAAAAAAGATTGTTGAGAGCAATCGGTTGCTTGTGGTGCTGGGGCTAATTGTGGTGATCGTGGCTTTGGAGGTCAAAGGGGTCAGTATGATATCCCGGCAATTCGACCTTACCAGCTTGGGGTATTTTGTGCCTGTGGCCGTGGGCTCAATGTTGGTGACGATGTTGTTTGACCTCTCTCTGGCGGTGTTTGTTTCGTTTTTGTTTTCCTTTTTCGCCGCCTTTGGGTTTGACGACTCCTTTGCGGTCCAGTTTGTGAGCTTGGTCGGGGCCTTGGCCGGTGCTTTTGCCGTGGCCCGGGTGAAACAGCGCTTTGTCATCGTGCGGGCGGGGTTTGTGGTGGCCATTGTGGACATGATTGCCATTGCGGCGATGCGGGCGCTGTTTACCGGCTCGGAGCCAGGGATTTACAATTTTTTACGGACCCTGCTTTTAGGTCTTGCAAATGGCATGTTTTCGGCGATCTTGACCACGGGGTTGCTGCCCTTTTTCGAGTCGGCCTTTGGCCTTCTCACCCCCATGCGCCTTCTTGAGCTATCCAACCCCAACCATCCGCTTTTGCGCAAACTGTTGCTCGAGGCTCCGGGAACGTACCATCACAGCCTCATCGTCGGCAATCTCGCTGAAGCCGCGGCGGAGGTGGTGGGGGCGGATCCCCTGTTGTGCCGGGTGGGGGCTTATTACCACGATGTGGGGAAAACGAAGCGGCCGGCCTTTTTCGTGGAGAACCAAATGACCCGGGAGAACCCCCACGACAAAATCGCCCCCAGTCTGAGTCATCTGATTATCACGAGTCATGTCCGGGATGGCTTGGAACTTCAGGAGCAACACCGCCTGCCGGAGTCGATACGGGATATCTGCGCCCAGCACCACGGGACCACCGTCCTGTGGTATTTTTACAACAAGGCCCTGGAGCAAGATAAAAGCGGCACTGTAAGCGTGGACAGTTATCGCTATCCCGGGCCCAAGCCCCGGTCGAAGGAGGCGGCGGTGGTCATGCTCTGCGACGCCGTGGAGGCGGCGGTGCGGGCCATGGCCCGGCCAACCCCCCAACGCATCGAGGCGGTGATTCGCAAGATCATCCGGGACCGACTTCAGGATGGACAGTTGGATGAGTCGCAGTTGACCTTGCGGGATCTGGATCAAGTGGCGGAGGCCTTTATGCGAACGCTGAACGGGATTTATCATCCGCGGATTGAATATCCCGAGCCGCCCAAGGCTGCGACCAAGGCCGAATCAAGAGGGGGAGCTCAGGGGTGA
- a CDS encoding YqzL family protein — protein sequence MRELSWRWFTHTGSIDAYLLYIQYQSSENAPGEEGKDPPASGSEEAEAKV from the coding sequence GTGCGGGAATTGTCCTGGCGGTGGTTCACCCATACGGGATCGATCGACGCCTATCTCCTCTATATACAGTACCAGAGTTCGGAGAACGCGCCGGGGGAGGAGGGGAAAGATCCGCCGGCTTCGGGAAGCGAGGAAGCGGAGGCCAAAGTATGA
- the glyQ gene encoding glycine--tRNA ligase subunit alpha yields the protein MTFQEMILRLQEFWAGRGCVLAQPYDVEKGAGTMNPMTFLRVLGPDPWRVAYVEPSRRPADGRYGENPNRLYQHHQYQVILKPSPEDVLELYLESLRRLDIDPEEHDIRFVEDNWESPTLGAWGLGWEVWLDGMEITQFTYFQQVGGLDVRPVAAEITYGLERLASYIQQCDNVFDLVWVEGVTYRDVFLRGEYEHSKYSFEVSDAEQLFEWFSSYEREARRALEAGLALPAYDYVLKCSHTFNLLEARGAISVSERTAFIGRVRQLARLCAEAYVGEGGRE from the coding sequence ATGACCTTTCAAGAGATGATTCTGCGGCTGCAAGAGTTTTGGGCGGGCCGGGGCTGCGTGCTGGCCCAGCCCTACGATGTGGAAAAGGGAGCCGGGACGATGAACCCCATGACCTTTCTGCGGGTGCTCGGCCCCGACCCGTGGCGGGTGGCCTACGTGGAACCTTCCCGGCGCCCGGCGGACGGGCGGTACGGCGAGAATCCAAACCGATTGTACCAGCACCATCAGTATCAGGTGATTCTCAAACCCTCGCCCGAGGACGTCCTCGAGCTGTATCTGGAAAGCTTGCGCAGGTTGGACATCGACCCGGAGGAACACGATATCCGGTTTGTGGAGGACAACTGGGAATCGCCGACTCTGGGGGCCTGGGGGTTGGGTTGGGAGGTGTGGCTGGACGGCATGGAGATCACGCAGTTCACGTATTTTCAGCAGGTGGGGGGATTGGACGTCCGGCCCGTGGCGGCGGAGATCACCTACGGGCTGGAGAGGCTCGCCTCCTACATCCAGCAGTGTGACAACGTGTTCGACCTGGTCTGGGTGGAGGGCGTGACTTACCGGGACGTGTTTTTGCGGGGGGAGTACGAGCACTCGAAATACAGCTTCGAGGTTTCCGATGCCGAGCAGCTCTTTGAATGGTTTTCCTCCTATGAGCGGGAAGCCCGGCGTGCCCTGGAGGCGGGGCTGGCCCTTCCGGCTTACGATTATGTGTTGAAGTGTTCCCATACGTTCAATCTTCTCGAGGCTCGGGGAGCCATCAGCGTATCCGAGCGGACAGCCTTTATCGGCCGGGTGCGCCAGTTGGCTCGCCTGTGCGCGGAAGCCTATGTCGGAGAAGGGGGGCGGGAGTGA
- a CDS encoding diacylglycerol kinase yields MGSRRRLTDSFRCAADGVVHALRTQRNMRVHFALAVAALVAALLFQLSTVELALVFVSISFVIAAELFNTAVEAVVDLVSPQYHPLARIAKDTAAAAVLLAAINALVVGYFVFLGKIDPWMLRGLQELRRDPVYVTFIALGLTMVVGFIGKSRHRVYNYFQGGMPSIHAAVAFCLATAVGYITWNGMATLLAFVLAGLVAQSRVEGGIHTLGEVVAGAVLGVAATAVLFSLIQG; encoded by the coding sequence GTGGGCAGCCGTAGGCGCTTGACGGACAGTTTTCGCTGTGCTGCCGATGGGGTGGTTCATGCCCTGCGAACCCAGAGAAATATGCGGGTTCATTTCGCCCTGGCGGTCGCCGCCCTGGTGGCGGCTCTTTTGTTTCAGCTTTCAACGGTGGAGTTGGCTCTGGTGTTTGTTTCGATTTCCTTTGTGATCGCGGCCGAGTTGTTTAATACAGCGGTCGAAGCGGTGGTCGATTTGGTATCCCCCCAGTATCACCCCTTGGCGCGCATCGCGAAGGACACGGCGGCGGCGGCCGTGCTCCTGGCGGCCATCAATGCGCTGGTGGTGGGGTACTTTGTGTTCCTCGGGAAGATCGACCCGTGGATGCTGCGGGGACTTCAGGAGTTGCGCCGGGATCCTGTGTACGTGACCTTCATTGCCCTGGGCTTGACGATGGTCGTGGGATTCATAGGAAAATCCCGGCACAGGGTGTACAACTATTTTCAGGGGGGCATGCCCAGTATTCACGCAGCGGTGGCCTTTTGCCTGGCGACGGCCGTCGGCTATATCACCTGGAATGGGATGGCAACGTTGTTGGCCTTCGTGTTGGCGGGGTTGGTGGCCCAAAGTCGGGTGGAAGGCGGGATCCACACGCTGGGGGAAGTGGTGGCCGGGGCGGTGCTGGGGGTGGCGGCGACGGCCGTCCTGTTCTCTCTTATCCAAGGGTGA
- a CDS encoding helix-turn-helix transcriptional regulator, protein MTKRQEQILEIVRREGPITGERIAERLHLTRATLRPDLTVLTMAGFLDARPRVGYFYVGKPMGEVIADQLRKMKVKDYKSVPVVVSEGTSVYDAIVTMFLEDVGTLFVVRDQAVLAGVVSRKDLLKVAIGAQDVREVPVGLAMTRMPNIIVVTPEENVYEAATKLIDYQIDALPVVRVMDAHNKQLEVVGRFTKTTIARIFVELGSGRDI, encoded by the coding sequence TTGACCAAGCGGCAAGAGCAGATTCTTGAAATCGTACGCCGAGAGGGACCGATTACCGGGGAACGAATCGCCGAACGGTTACATCTGACCCGGGCGACCCTTCGACCGGATTTGACCGTGCTGACCATGGCCGGGTTTCTGGACGCCCGCCCCCGGGTGGGGTATTTTTACGTCGGCAAGCCCATGGGGGAAGTGATTGCCGACCAGCTTCGCAAAATGAAGGTCAAGGACTACAAGTCGGTCCCGGTGGTGGTCAGCGAGGGCACTTCGGTGTACGACGCCATTGTGACGATGTTTTTGGAGGACGTGGGGACGCTTTTTGTGGTTCGGGATCAGGCGGTCCTGGCAGGTGTGGTGTCCCGGAAAGACTTGCTGAAAGTGGCGATTGGCGCCCAGGATGTTCGGGAAGTGCCGGTGGGCTTGGCGATGACCCGGATGCCCAATATCATCGTGGTGACGCCGGAGGAGAACGTTTACGAGGCCGCGACGAAGCTGATCGATTATCAGATCGACGCATTGCCGGTCGTCCGGGTCATGGATGCCCACAACAAACAACTTGAAGTGGTCGGCCGCTTTACCAAGACGACGATCGCCCGAATCTTCGTCGAGTTGGGATCGGGCCGGGACATCTGA
- the era gene encoding GTPase Era yields the protein MADSSGFRSGFAALVGRPNVGKSTLLNRLIGTKIAIMSDKPQTTRNRIRGVLTRENGQVIFLDTPGVHRPKHRLGDYMNRLALATLQEVDLVLFVIDVTSKFGPGEQVILDHLQGVETPVFLVINKIDLVSPEELLPMIDEHRKRYPFREVVPVSAVKGTNLDRLEERIFATLPQGPAYYPADQVTDHPESFIVAELVREQVLNLTREEVPHSVAVTVEEITPRENGLLYIRAVVVTEKESQKAILIGREGGMLKRVGQRARREIEALLGSRVYLDLWVKVKKDWRNREPILRNFGYVDD from the coding sequence GTGGCGGACAGCTCAGGATTTCGCTCGGGGTTTGCAGCTTTAGTCGGTCGCCCCAACGTGGGCAAGTCTACGCTGCTCAATCGGCTCATCGGCACGAAGATCGCGATCATGTCCGATAAGCCGCAAACCACCCGGAACCGCATTCGCGGGGTCTTGACCCGGGAGAACGGTCAAGTGATTTTTTTGGATACGCCGGGGGTGCACCGGCCCAAACACCGTTTGGGGGATTATATGAACCGCCTGGCGTTGGCGACGCTCCAGGAGGTGGATCTCGTCCTCTTTGTCATTGACGTGACGTCGAAGTTCGGCCCGGGGGAGCAGGTGATCCTGGATCATCTGCAAGGGGTGGAAACGCCTGTGTTCCTGGTGATCAACAAGATCGACCTGGTTTCGCCGGAAGAGTTGCTGCCGATGATCGACGAGCATCGAAAACGGTACCCGTTCCGGGAAGTTGTCCCGGTTTCCGCAGTGAAAGGGACGAACCTCGACCGCCTGGAGGAGCGGATTTTTGCCACTTTGCCCCAAGGCCCGGCGTATTATCCGGCGGATCAGGTCACGGATCATCCCGAGTCCTTCATTGTCGCCGAGTTGGTGCGGGAGCAAGTCCTGAATCTCACCCGGGAAGAGGTCCCCCATTCTGTGGCGGTGACGGTGGAAGAAATCACTCCCCGGGAGAATGGCTTGCTCTACATTCGGGCGGTGGTGGTGACGGAGAAGGAGAGTCAAAAGGCGATCCTGATCGGCCGGGAGGGCGGGATGTTGAAGCGGGTGGGCCAGAGGGCCCGGAGAGAAATCGAGGCGCTGCTCGGCTCGCGAGTCTATTTGGACCTCTGGGTGAAGGTAAAGAAAGACTGGCGAAATCGCGAGCCGATCCTCCGCAATTTTGGGTACGTAGACGATTAA
- the glyS gene encoding glycine--tRNA ligase subunit beta translates to MAAPFLLEIGVEELPARFVPEALDQLRVKMSEWLEAQGLAHGALQVYGTPRRLTLYAADLAERQEDREFQVRGPSLKAAKGPDGRWTKAAEGFARSQGVAVDDLVERGTPQGVYVYALKREAGLRTPELLAGYIPELVLGLSFPKTMRWGTGDVRFARPIRWLVALYGEEIVPAEVAGVKTGRTSRGHRTLHPGQVEIPRAEAYVDVLDAAFVMVDVARRKEVIVDQVRRAAAEIGGQAVIDEELLEEVVHLVEWPTAFAGAFDRDFLQVPPEVIMLTMKENQRYFPVVDGDGGLIPGFVGVRNGGDHRLDVVRAGNEKVLRARLADAKFFYDEDRKIAPIRAMERLRHIVFQEGAGTMYDKVERVRRVGLELADRLGLAPREVETMEAAGRILKFDLATHMVYEFPELEGVMGRYYALEAGEGPEAAEAILEHHRPRFPGDELPGSPAGTVLAVADKADTLCASFYAGIRPTGSEDPYGLRRNALGLLQILRYLEIPITLGEIFDLAEAALRASGFQDGGTWRADLDSFVTTRLRTWLLEEGRRHDLVDAILHRADEPLAVLIGRVRFYEGLADEGHPGLYETAEAAKRVHNLAKKGEGLAGEPDPGRFQDDAERALHEASRLARRELQAARAAGDEKRALDAVGHLNRAVHPFFDRVMVLVEDEEIRENRLRLLRDVADVYNLLLDWRQVVLP, encoded by the coding sequence ATGGCGGCACCCTTTCTGTTGGAAATCGGCGTGGAAGAGTTGCCGGCCCGGTTTGTCCCTGAAGCCCTGGACCAACTCCGGGTGAAAATGTCTGAGTGGTTGGAGGCGCAAGGCCTCGCCCATGGTGCATTACAGGTTTACGGCACCCCCCGCCGCCTGACGCTGTACGCGGCGGATCTGGCCGAAAGACAGGAAGATCGGGAATTCCAGGTTCGGGGGCCGTCCCTGAAGGCGGCGAAAGGACCAGATGGCCGCTGGACCAAGGCGGCGGAAGGGTTTGCCCGAAGTCAGGGAGTGGCCGTGGACGATCTGGTGGAGCGGGGGACGCCCCAGGGCGTGTACGTTTACGCGCTGAAGCGAGAAGCCGGCCTTCGGACCCCGGAGCTTCTTGCCGGCTATATCCCGGAACTTGTCCTCGGCCTCTCGTTCCCGAAAACGATGCGTTGGGGGACAGGGGATGTCCGGTTTGCCCGGCCCATTCGCTGGTTGGTCGCCCTATACGGGGAGGAGATCGTGCCGGCGGAGGTGGCCGGCGTGAAAACCGGCCGCACCAGCCGGGGGCACAGAACCCTTCATCCCGGGCAGGTGGAGATTCCCCGGGCGGAGGCATACGTCGATGTGCTGGACGCGGCCTTTGTGATGGTGGATGTGGCGCGGAGAAAAGAGGTGATCGTCGATCAGGTTCGCCGGGCGGCGGCAGAGATCGGAGGCCAGGCGGTGATCGACGAGGAGCTGCTGGAGGAAGTGGTGCATTTGGTGGAATGGCCGACGGCTTTCGCCGGGGCCTTTGATCGGGACTTTCTCCAGGTGCCGCCGGAAGTCATCATGCTGACGATGAAAGAAAACCAGCGGTATTTTCCCGTGGTGGACGGGGACGGCGGTCTCATTCCCGGATTCGTGGGGGTGCGAAACGGTGGAGACCACCGGCTGGACGTGGTCAGGGCGGGGAACGAAAAGGTCCTGCGGGCGCGATTGGCGGATGCAAAGTTTTTTTACGACGAAGACAGGAAAATCGCCCCGATTCGAGCGATGGAGCGGTTGCGGCACATCGTTTTCCAAGAGGGCGCCGGCACAATGTACGACAAGGTGGAACGGGTGCGCCGGGTGGGCCTGGAGTTGGCGGACAGGCTCGGTTTGGCTCCCCGGGAAGTGGAGACGATGGAGGCGGCGGGCAGGATCCTGAAATTCGACCTGGCCACCCACATGGTGTATGAGTTCCCGGAGCTAGAAGGGGTCATGGGGCGTTATTATGCCCTGGAAGCCGGGGAGGGACCGGAGGCGGCCGAGGCGATCCTGGAGCATCACCGTCCGCGGTTCCCGGGGGACGAGTTGCCCGGCAGTCCGGCGGGCACGGTGTTGGCTGTGGCAGACAAAGCGGATACCCTGTGCGCCTCCTTCTACGCCGGCATTCGGCCCACGGGCTCCGAGGATCCCTACGGACTGCGCAGGAACGCCCTGGGGCTGCTCCAGATTTTGCGCTATCTGGAGATCCCCATCACCTTGGGCGAAATCTTCGATCTCGCCGAGGCGGCTTTGCGCGCCAGCGGGTTTCAGGACGGCGGGACGTGGCGGGCGGATTTGGACAGTTTTGTCACGACCCGGCTCCGCACTTGGCTGTTGGAGGAAGGCCGGCGGCACGACTTGGTGGATGCGATTCTCCATCGAGCCGATGAGCCCCTTGCTGTCCTGATCGGGCGGGTGCGATTTTATGAAGGCCTGGCTGACGAAGGCCACCCCGGACTCTACGAGACCGCCGAAGCCGCCAAGCGGGTGCACAATCTCGCGAAAAAGGGTGAAGGCCTCGCCGGGGAGCCGGACCCGGGTCGGTTCCAGGACGATGCGGAACGGGCCCTCCACGAAGCCTCCCGGCTGGCGCGCCGGGAGTTGCAAGCGGCCCGGGCTGCGGGGGACGAAAAGAGGGCTCTTGACGCCGTGGGCCACCTGAATCGGGCCGTGCACCCGTTCTTTGATCGGGTGATGGTGCTGGTGGAGGACGAGGAGATTCGAGAGAATCGATTGCGCCTCCTGCGGGATGTGGCGGACGTTTACAATCTGTTGCTCGACTGGAGGCAAGTGGTACTGCCGTAA
- the recO gene encoding DNA repair protein RecO: protein MNVQVEGIVLRGVDYGETHRIVTLLTPEIGKVGAMARGAKRPQSRLRALVQPLVRGTFSLAYRGQGMAIIRQGQWLEGYRAIQEDLWKHAYAGYAAELVDRFVEEATPDPGVYEFFRQWLEALAAGKDAEILTRLFELHVCEWAGVRPVLDRCAGCGAAVGYVRMFDLSGGGPLCDRCFDLRRGIPIRPQTYAVMRALQSVPVNRLGDIRVGPDTRRELANLVGAYLEHHTGARLRGREYIRKLREYAWPGPLDGAGGDLV, encoded by the coding sequence ATGAACGTCCAGGTGGAAGGCATCGTGCTGCGGGGAGTGGACTATGGGGAAACCCATCGGATCGTGACATTGCTGACGCCGGAGATCGGGAAGGTCGGGGCCATGGCCCGTGGAGCCAAACGGCCTCAGAGCCGCCTGCGCGCCTTGGTGCAGCCCTTGGTGCGGGGGACATTCTCCCTGGCCTATCGGGGGCAGGGCATGGCGATCATTCGCCAGGGCCAGTGGTTGGAGGGGTACCGGGCGATCCAGGAGGATCTTTGGAAGCACGCCTACGCCGGGTATGCGGCGGAGCTGGTCGATCGGTTTGTGGAGGAGGCGACCCCGGACCCCGGAGTTTATGAGTTTTTCCGCCAGTGGCTGGAAGCGCTGGCCGCGGGGAAAGATGCGGAAATTCTCACTCGCTTGTTTGAGTTGCACGTATGCGAGTGGGCGGGGGTGCGCCCGGTGCTCGATCGTTGCGCCGGATGCGGCGCGGCGGTGGGATACGTCCGGATGTTTGATTTGTCCGGCGGCGGGCCTCTCTGCGACCGGTGTTTCGACCTGCGCCGCGGCATTCCCATTCGCCCCCAGACTTACGCAGTGATGCGCGCCTTGCAGTCGGTGCCCGTAAACCGCCTGGGGGATATACGGGTGGGTCCCGATACCCGCCGGGAATTGGCCAACCTGGTCGGGGCGTATTTGGAACATCACACCGGGGCTCGCCTGCGGGGCCGGGAGTATATTCGCAAGCTGCGGGAATACGCCTGGCCGGGTCCGCTTGACGGGGCCGGAGGGGATTTGGTATGA
- the ybeY gene encoding rRNA maturation RNase YbeY translates to MNRVEVWVEQERDAQGVPDVERLLSAVLEEAASREGVEAAEVSVVLVDDERIHELNRDYRGVDRPTDVLSFAMREGEGEPVQTEEGRELLGDIVISVETAERQANQYGHSLRRELAFLAVHGFLHLLGYDHQSPEQERVMFGKQEEVLSALGLMRGNPGGQP, encoded by the coding sequence GTGAACCGAGTTGAGGTGTGGGTGGAACAGGAAAGGGACGCGCAAGGTGTACCCGATGTGGAACGGTTGCTCTCTGCCGTGTTGGAGGAAGCCGCGTCCCGGGAGGGGGTGGAAGCGGCGGAAGTCTCGGTGGTGCTGGTGGACGACGAGCGCATTCACGAGCTGAACCGCGACTACCGCGGGGTGGACCGACCGACGGATGTCCTGTCCTTTGCGATGCGGGAAGGCGAGGGGGAGCCGGTACAAACCGAAGAGGGCCGGGAGCTTCTCGGGGATATCGTGATCAGTGTGGAGACGGCCGAGCGCCAGGCGAATCAATACGGGCACAGCCTCCGACGGGAATTGGCGTTTCTGGCGGTTCATGGATTTTTGCACCTGCTCGGGTATGATCACCAGTCCCCGGAACAGGAACGGGTGATGTTTGGCAAGCAAGAAGAGGTGTTGAGTGCCCTCGGTCTCATGAGGGGGAACCCCGGTGGGCAGCCGTAG